One genomic segment of Actinoplanes ianthinogenes includes these proteins:
- a CDS encoding ketosynthase chain-length factor — protein sequence MTTSHAVVTGIGVVAPTGVTTAEHWASVLAGKSGLGRITRFDAGDYPVRVAGQVPGFRATEQVPARLVPQTDRGTHFGLVAAADALIDARVDPQELPEYEMAVVTAASSGGTEFGQHEMERLYTKGPDWVGAYQSIAWFYAATTGQVSIRHGMRGPCGVICTEQAGGLDVLGQSRRLLGSGSRLVLGGGSDASLCPYGLVAQLSNGGLSADPDPARAYLPFDADAAGYVPGEGAAMLVVEDEAAAATRGAPVYGRITGYAAGFDPPPGSPRPPVLARTIRAALAEARLDPGDVDMVFADAAGQPDADRREAEALAEIFTPGGVPVTAPKTLTGRMYAAGAALDVATALLALRAGVIPPTAPVARPASGPALDLVSETRSSDPRTALVLARGHGGFTAALVVTAPRKDTA from the coding sequence GTGACCACATCCCACGCCGTGGTGACCGGGATCGGCGTCGTCGCGCCGACCGGCGTCACCACCGCCGAACACTGGGCGTCCGTGCTGGCCGGCAAGAGCGGGCTCGGCCGGATCACCCGCTTCGACGCCGGTGACTACCCGGTCCGGGTGGCCGGGCAGGTTCCCGGCTTCCGGGCCACCGAGCAGGTCCCGGCCCGGCTGGTGCCGCAGACCGACCGCGGCACCCACTTCGGGCTGGTGGCCGCCGCCGACGCGCTGATCGACGCCCGGGTCGACCCGCAGGAACTGCCCGAGTACGAGATGGCCGTGGTGACCGCCGCCTCGTCCGGCGGCACCGAGTTCGGCCAGCACGAGATGGAACGGCTCTACACCAAGGGACCGGACTGGGTCGGCGCCTACCAGTCGATCGCCTGGTTCTACGCCGCCACCACCGGCCAGGTGTCGATCCGGCACGGGATGCGCGGGCCGTGCGGGGTGATCTGCACCGAGCAGGCCGGCGGGCTCGACGTGCTCGGCCAGTCCCGGCGGCTGCTCGGCAGCGGCTCCCGGCTGGTGCTCGGCGGCGGCTCCGACGCGTCGCTGTGCCCGTACGGCCTGGTCGCCCAGCTCAGCAACGGCGGGCTGTCGGCGGATCCGGACCCGGCGCGGGCGTACCTGCCGTTCGACGCCGACGCGGCCGGGTACGTGCCGGGCGAGGGCGCCGCGATGCTGGTCGTCGAGGACGAGGCGGCCGCCGCGACCCGTGGCGCCCCGGTCTACGGCCGGATCACCGGGTACGCCGCGGGCTTCGACCCGCCGCCCGGCTCGCCCCGCCCGCCCGTGCTGGCCCGGACCATCCGCGCCGCCCTCGCCGAGGCGCGCCTCGACCCGGGCGACGTGGACATGGTCTTCGCCGACGCCGCCGGGCAGCCGGACGCCGACCGGCGCGAGGCCGAGGCGCTCGCCGAGATCTTCACACCGGGCGGCGTCCCGGTCACCGCGCCCAAGACGCTCACCGGCCGGATGTACGCCGCCGGCGCCGCGCTCGACGTCGCCACCGCCCTGCTCGCCCTGCGTGCCGGGGTGATCCCGCCGACCGCGCCGGTCGCCCGCCCGGCCTCCGGACCGGCCCTCGACCTGGTCTCCGAAACCCGTTCCAGCGATCCGCGCACCGCCCTGGTGCTCGCCCGGGGCCACGGCGGCTTCACCGCCGCCCTGGTCGTGACCGCTCCCCGAAAGGACACCGCATGA
- a CDS encoding acyl carrier protein, translating to MTTFTVTDLRHLFASSEGLAGNPAFGPDELDVALADLGYDSLAMLELAAIVQREYGVRMPDDCVIEMTTPRAAIEYINRRLTEVNAA from the coding sequence ATGACCACCTTCACCGTGACCGACCTGCGGCACCTGTTCGCCTCCAGCGAGGGCCTGGCCGGCAACCCCGCCTTCGGGCCGGACGAGCTGGACGTCGCGCTGGCCGACCTCGGCTACGACTCGCTGGCGATGCTGGAGCTCGCCGCGATCGTGCAGCGCGAGTACGGCGTACGGATGCCGGACGACTGCGTGATCGAGATGACCACGCCCCGCGCCGCCATCGAGTACATCAACCGCCGGCTGACCGAGGTGAACGCCGCATGA
- a CDS encoding SRPBCC family protein: protein MSGHTDNVIVIDAPLDLVWAMTNDVASWPRLFSEYAAAEILAQDGPTVRFRLTLHPDEQGRTWSWVSERTPDRDALQVHAHRVETGVFAFMNIHWTYEQTAAGVRMRWVQDFRMKPEAPLDDAAMTERLNRNTAVQMRLIKDKVEAAARAGAIR, encoded by the coding sequence ATGAGCGGACACACCGACAACGTGATCGTCATCGACGCGCCGCTGGACCTGGTCTGGGCGATGACCAACGACGTGGCGAGCTGGCCGCGCCTGTTCAGCGAGTACGCCGCCGCCGAGATCCTCGCCCAGGACGGGCCGACCGTCCGGTTTCGCCTCACCCTGCACCCCGACGAGCAGGGCCGCACGTGGAGCTGGGTGTCCGAGCGCACCCCCGACCGCGACGCCCTCCAGGTGCACGCGCACCGGGTCGAGACCGGGGTGTTCGCGTTCATGAACATCCACTGGACGTACGAGCAGACCGCCGCCGGCGTGCGGATGCGCTGGGTGCAGGACTTCCGGATGAAGCCGGAGGCGCCGCTCGACGACGCCGCCATGACCGAGCGGCTCAACCGCAACACCGCCGTCCAGATGCGGCTGATCAAGGACAAGGTCGAGGCCGCCGCCCGGGCCGGAGCGATCCGGTGA
- a CDS encoding SDR family NAD(P)-dependent oxidoreductase yields MTAAGALAGRRALVTGGTKGIGRGVVLAMARAGADVLTCHRADDDSAASLRAELAGLPGKHHVVRADVSDPADARRLLAECESALGGLEVLVNNAGAFRPRPYAELSAGEWSTTLAGNLTATHQLTQGALRLLAPGSSIVNFGSTVTFVGMAGGVHYTAAKAAIVGYTRSLARELGPEGIRVNVISPGRIDTEALDALGPEEAARQRAIFSRFNALGRLGTVAEIAAVAVFLAGPVSGYVTGQNIHVDGCV; encoded by the coding sequence GTGACCGCGGCGGGCGCGCTCGCCGGGCGGCGGGCGCTGGTCACCGGCGGCACCAAGGGGATCGGCCGGGGCGTCGTGCTGGCCATGGCCCGGGCCGGCGCCGACGTGCTCACATGTCACCGGGCGGACGACGACAGCGCCGCCTCGCTGCGCGCCGAGCTGGCCGGCCTGCCCGGCAAGCACCACGTCGTCCGGGCCGACGTCAGCGACCCGGCCGACGCGCGGCGCCTGCTCGCCGAGTGCGAGTCGGCGCTCGGCGGCCTGGAGGTGCTGGTGAACAACGCCGGCGCGTTCCGGCCGCGGCCGTACGCCGAACTCAGCGCCGGCGAGTGGAGCACCACGCTGGCCGGCAACCTGACCGCGACGCACCAGCTGACCCAGGGCGCGCTGCGGCTGCTCGCGCCCGGCTCGTCGATCGTCAACTTCGGATCGACGGTCACCTTCGTCGGCATGGCCGGCGGCGTGCACTACACAGCGGCGAAGGCGGCGATCGTCGGCTACACCCGCTCGCTCGCCCGTGAACTCGGCCCGGAGGGCATCCGGGTCAACGTCATCTCACCGGGCCGGATCGACACCGAGGCCCTGGACGCGCTCGGACCCGAGGAGGCGGCCCGGCAGCGGGCGATCTTCTCCCGGTTCAACGCCCTGGGCCGGCTCGGCACGGTGGCCGAGATCGCGGCGGTCGCGGTCTTCCTGGCCGGCCCGGTTTCCGGATATGTCACCGGCCAGAACATCCACGTCGACGGTTGCGTCTAA
- a CDS encoding SDR family NAD(P)-dependent oxidoreductase, with protein sequence MDFGLQGRKILVTGGTRGIGRGIVLAAAEAGADVLTCHRSDGPAVDSLVAALKETGGDHHVVRADLAEVGEVDRLAAEARERFGRLDGVVNNAGVISHIPYENLAVEEWHRVLDTNLTAAFRVVQQCLPLLGERGSIVNIGSRGAAAGIPLRAHYTAAKSAMIGLTRSLAKEYGSRGLRINVLAPGVIETEAMDEMPPERAQALRDMYSGKTALARLGTVPEVAAVALFLLSDLSGYITGETLNVDGGI encoded by the coding sequence ATGGACTTCGGTCTGCAAGGCCGCAAAATCCTGGTCACCGGCGGCACCCGGGGCATCGGCCGGGGGATCGTCCTGGCCGCCGCCGAGGCCGGCGCCGACGTGCTCACCTGCCATCGCAGCGACGGACCGGCGGTGGACAGCCTGGTCGCGGCACTCAAGGAGACCGGCGGCGACCACCACGTCGTCCGCGCCGACCTGGCCGAGGTCGGCGAGGTCGACCGGCTCGCCGCCGAGGCCCGGGAGCGGTTCGGCCGGCTCGACGGCGTCGTCAACAACGCCGGCGTGATCAGCCACATCCCGTACGAAAATCTGGCCGTCGAGGAGTGGCACCGGGTGCTGGACACCAACCTCACCGCGGCCTTCCGGGTCGTGCAGCAGTGCCTGCCGCTGCTCGGCGAGCGGGGCTCGATCGTGAACATCGGCTCCCGCGGCGCGGCGGCCGGCATCCCGCTGCGCGCCCACTACACCGCGGCCAAGTCGGCGATGATCGGGCTCACCCGCTCGCTGGCCAAGGAGTACGGCTCGCGCGGGCTGCGGATCAACGTGCTCGCGCCCGGCGTCATCGAGACCGAGGCGATGGACGAGATGCCGCCGGAGCGCGCGCAGGCGCTGCGCGACATGTACTCGGGCAAGACCGCCCTGGCCCGCCTGGGCACCGTCCCGGAGGTCGCCGCGGTGGCGTTGTTCCTGCTCAGCGACCTCAGTGGATACATCACCGGGGAGACCCTGAACGTCGACGGAGGGATCTGA
- a CDS encoding antibiotic biosynthesis monooxygenase family protein, which translates to MAAERFRVMLRMQIKPGVEAEFERVWREVGDSVTSHPANLGQWLSRSIDEDGIYYIVSDWVDEPLFREFETSDRHLEHRTKLHPYRSGGSMTTMHVVAHLPAGTGASR; encoded by the coding sequence ATGGCTGCCGAACGGTTCCGGGTGATGCTGCGCATGCAGATCAAGCCCGGTGTGGAGGCCGAGTTCGAGCGGGTGTGGCGCGAGGTCGGCGACTCGGTGACCAGCCACCCGGCCAACCTCGGGCAGTGGCTGTCGCGCAGCATCGACGAGGACGGCATCTACTACATCGTCAGCGACTGGGTGGACGAGCCGCTGTTCCGCGAGTTCGAGACCAGCGACCGGCACCTCGAGCACCGCACGAAGCTGCACCCTTACCGCAGCGGCGGCTCGATGACCACGATGCACGTGGTGGCCCACCTGCCGGCCGGGACCGGGGCGTCGCGGTGA
- a CDS encoding antibiotic biosynthesis monooxygenase family protein codes for MSEQVQVVVYHQADDYHAVLAAYHESSERMAGTPGLLGNELQQGVADRSSFAVVSRWSGWDDFASWEGSPGHREQTAPLRPFRDHSRARPFEVFRVAARYGEPFPVGGPA; via the coding sequence GTGAGCGAGCAGGTGCAGGTGGTGGTCTACCACCAGGCCGACGACTACCACGCGGTGCTCGCGGCGTACCACGAGTCGAGCGAGCGGATGGCGGGGACGCCCGGGCTGCTCGGCAACGAGCTCCAGCAGGGCGTCGCCGATCGGAGCAGCTTCGCCGTGGTGAGCCGGTGGAGCGGGTGGGACGACTTCGCCAGCTGGGAGGGCAGCCCGGGGCATCGGGAGCAGACGGCGCCGCTGCGACCGTTCCGCGACCACAGCCGGGCGCGGCCGTTCGAGGTGTTCCGGGTGGCGGCCCGCTACGGCGAGCCGTTCCCGGTGGGGGGCCCGGCATGA
- a CDS encoding acetyl-CoA carboxylase carboxyltransferase subunit alpha/beta encodes MTTALRETRIGADEWIRCPGCGHLAYGKRFVRDLGVCPGCGRHSRLTAAQRIGQLLDEDSATPVPVPATVEDPLGFADLKPYPERARAARTSTGMSCGVLVARGTIGGHPVVLAAMDFRFLGGSLGVAEGEAIVVAAETALAERRPLIVVTASGGARMQEGALALMQMATTGNAYAALDRAGILTVTVVTDPTYGGVAASFASLGDVVVAEPGARMGFAGRRVIEQTIKERLPEDFQTAEHLLAHGMVDDVQPRANLRSYLTRLLAVTGGTPDGWAEGRPDIVARDPGRLPRHAAWDVVRLAREAGRPTVTDHLAHLLDGFVELRGDRAGTDCPAVLTGVGLLDGLPVAVAGHHKGHTTHELVAHHFGMASPAGFRKAARLFRLAGKLGLPLLTLVDTPGAHPGVHAEETGQAAAIADNLRLMSSLDVPIVTVVTGEGGSGGALALAVADEVLIAANGTYSVISPEGCAAILWRDAAAAPRAAEALGVDAVSLLRHGIVDGVVPEPGGGAHRDPQAASELLLDAVTGAFAGQLRGDPRTRLRDRAERLRRIGRPR; translated from the coding sequence ATGACGACGGCGTTGCGGGAGACCCGGATCGGCGCGGACGAGTGGATCCGCTGTCCGGGGTGCGGGCATCTGGCGTACGGAAAGCGGTTTGTTCGTGATCTTGGGGTGTGTCCCGGCTGCGGCCGGCACAGTCGGCTGACCGCGGCGCAACGGATCGGCCAGCTGCTCGACGAGGACAGCGCCACGCCGGTGCCGGTGCCCGCAACGGTCGAGGACCCGCTGGGCTTCGCGGATCTCAAGCCTTACCCGGAGCGGGCACGCGCGGCCCGGACGTCGACCGGGATGAGCTGCGGCGTCCTGGTCGCGCGCGGGACGATCGGCGGGCATCCGGTGGTGCTCGCGGCGATGGACTTCCGGTTCCTGGGCGGCAGCCTCGGCGTGGCCGAGGGCGAGGCGATCGTGGTCGCCGCCGAGACCGCCCTGGCCGAGCGGCGGCCGCTGATCGTGGTCACCGCGTCCGGCGGCGCCCGCATGCAGGAGGGCGCGCTGGCCCTGATGCAGATGGCCACGACCGGTAACGCGTACGCGGCGCTGGACCGTGCCGGGATCCTCACCGTCACCGTGGTCACCGATCCGACCTACGGCGGGGTCGCGGCGTCGTTCGCCTCGCTCGGCGACGTCGTGGTGGCCGAGCCGGGCGCCCGGATGGGATTCGCCGGCCGCCGGGTGATCGAGCAGACCATCAAGGAGCGGCTGCCCGAGGACTTCCAGACCGCCGAGCACCTGCTGGCCCACGGCATGGTCGACGACGTGCAGCCGCGGGCGAACCTGCGGTCGTACCTGACCCGGCTGCTCGCCGTCACCGGCGGCACCCCGGACGGCTGGGCCGAGGGACGGCCGGACATCGTCGCCCGGGACCCGGGGCGCCTGCCCCGGCACGCCGCCTGGGACGTGGTGCGGCTGGCCCGCGAGGCCGGCCGGCCGACCGTCACCGACCACCTGGCGCACCTGCTGGACGGCTTCGTCGAGCTGCGCGGCGACCGGGCCGGCACCGACTGCCCGGCCGTGCTCACCGGGGTCGGCCTGCTCGACGGCCTGCCGGTGGCGGTGGCCGGGCACCACAAGGGCCACACCACCCACGAGCTGGTGGCACACCACTTCGGGATGGCCTCACCGGCCGGCTTCCGCAAGGCCGCCCGGCTGTTCCGGCTCGCCGGCAAGCTCGGCCTGCCGCTGCTCACCCTGGTCGACACGCCCGGCGCCCACCCCGGCGTGCACGCCGAGGAGACCGGGCAGGCCGCGGCCATCGCCGACAACCTGCGGCTGATGAGCAGTCTCGACGTCCCGATCGTCACCGTGGTGACCGGCGAGGGCGGCAGCGGCGGCGCGCTCGCCCTGGCGGTCGCCGACGAGGTCCTGATCGCCGCGAACGGCACCTACTCGGTGATCAGCCCGGAGGGGTGCGCCGCGATCCTGTGGCGCGACGCGGCCGCCGCGCCGCGGGCCGCCGAGGCGCTCGGCGTCGACGCGGTGTCGCTGCTGCGCCACGGGATCGTCGACGGCGTCGTCCCGGAGCCCGGCGGCGGCGCGCACCGTGATCCGCAGGCCGCCTCGGAGCTGCTGCTCGACGCGGTGACCGGCGCGTTCGCCGGGCAGCTGCGCGGCGATCCGCGGACCCGGCTGCGGGACCGGGCCGAGCGCCTGCGCCGGATCGGGAGGCCGCGATGA
- a CDS encoding acetyl-CoA carboxylase biotin carboxyl carrier protein, producing the protein MSTVPPESSALLAEMCRHLSGLLAAGASRVTMAAGPVRLEVEGGGRPAAPAAVAPEPAAEPGLAVVAPLVGVFYRAPQPGAAPFVEVGDQVEPGQQVGIVEAMKLMNPVLAERAGRVTRIAADDGAPVEYEQPLLLLEPAGGEVG; encoded by the coding sequence ATGAGCACGGTTCCACCGGAGTCCTCGGCGCTGCTCGCGGAGATGTGCCGGCACCTGAGCGGGCTGCTCGCCGCGGGCGCCAGCCGGGTCACGATGGCCGCCGGACCGGTCCGTCTCGAGGTGGAGGGAGGCGGCCGGCCGGCTGCCCCTGCTGCTGTCGCGCCGGAGCCGGCCGCGGAACCCGGGCTGGCCGTCGTGGCGCCGCTGGTCGGCGTCTTCTACCGGGCGCCGCAGCCCGGCGCGGCCCCGTTCGTCGAGGTCGGCGACCAGGTCGAGCCCGGCCAGCAGGTCGGCATCGTCGAGGCGATGAAGCTGATGAACCCGGTGCTGGCCGAGCGGGCCGGCCGGGTCACCCGGATCGCCGCCGACGACGGCGCGCCGGTCGAGTACGAGCAACCGCTGCTCCTGCTCGAACCGGCCGGCGGGGAGGTGGGCTGA
- a CDS encoding acetyl-CoA carboxylase biotin carboxylase subunit, whose protein sequence is MFATVLIANRGEIALRVVRTCREMGIRTVVAHSTADRDSAAVRAADAAVQIGPAAPKGSYLSIPAVIEAARAAGAQAVHPGYGFLSEDADFAEVCAANDLVFIGPPPEVMARLGDKAAARREMASYGLPVLPGSAGTVNSLAEAAEVVDRIGYPVIIKAAAGGGGRGMSVVRSARELGRAYRATRAAAQAVFGDGRVYLERFCDQARHVEVQVLADRHGTVLHLGERDCSVQRRHQKLVEEAPAPNLPDALRAEMAAAAVAGARAAGYVGAGTFEFLVADDGFHFMEINCRIQVEHPVTEMVTGLDLVREQIRIAAGLPLKAGQHDVRPRGVALECRVNAEDPAREYAPAPGTLDEFVPPGGPFTRVDTHGYAGWRVTSDYDSLLAKVIVWAPDRLHAIARMRRALAEFRVAGRGVRTTIPALDRVLDEPDFIAGVHGTDLLSRMTQETP, encoded by the coding sequence ATGTTCGCCACCGTCCTGATCGCCAACCGCGGCGAGATCGCGCTGCGGGTCGTGCGCACCTGCCGGGAGATGGGCATCCGCACCGTCGTGGCGCACTCCACCGCCGACCGTGACTCGGCGGCCGTGCGCGCCGCCGACGCGGCCGTCCAGATCGGTCCGGCCGCGCCCAAGGGCAGCTACCTGTCGATCCCGGCGGTGATCGAGGCGGCCCGCGCGGCCGGCGCGCAGGCCGTGCACCCCGGTTACGGCTTCCTGTCCGAGGACGCCGACTTCGCCGAGGTGTGCGCCGCCAACGACCTGGTGTTCATCGGCCCGCCGCCGGAGGTGATGGCCCGCCTCGGGGACAAGGCGGCGGCCCGCCGGGAGATGGCCTCGTACGGCCTGCCGGTGCTGCCCGGCAGCGCCGGCACGGTCAACTCGCTGGCCGAGGCGGCCGAGGTGGTGGACCGGATCGGCTACCCGGTGATCATCAAGGCGGCGGCCGGGGGCGGCGGGCGCGGGATGAGCGTGGTGCGGTCCGCGCGGGAGCTGGGGCGGGCGTACCGGGCCACCCGGGCGGCGGCCCAAGCCGTCTTCGGTGACGGCCGGGTCTATCTGGAACGCTTCTGCGACCAGGCCCGCCACGTCGAGGTGCAGGTGCTCGCCGACCGGCACGGCACGGTGCTGCACCTGGGCGAGCGCGACTGCTCGGTGCAGCGCCGGCACCAGAAGCTGGTCGAGGAGGCGCCCGCCCCGAACCTGCCGGACGCCCTGCGCGCGGAGATGGCGGCCGCGGCCGTCGCCGGCGCCCGGGCGGCCGGGTACGTGGGCGCCGGCACCTTCGAGTTCCTGGTCGCCGACGACGGCTTCCACTTCATGGAGATCAACTGCCGGATCCAGGTGGAGCACCCGGTCACCGAGATGGTCACCGGCCTGGACCTGGTCCGCGAGCAGATCCGGATCGCGGCCGGCCTGCCGCTGAAGGCCGGCCAGCACGACGTCCGGCCCCGCGGCGTCGCCCTGGAGTGCCGGGTCAACGCCGAGGACCCGGCCCGCGAGTACGCCCCGGCCCCCGGCACCCTCGACGAGTTCGTCCCGCCCGGCGGCCCGTTCACCCGGGTCGACACCCACGGGTACGCCGGCTGGCGGGTCACCTCCGACTACGACTCGCTGCTGGCCAAGGTGATCGTCTGGGCGCCGGACCGGCTGCACGCCATCGCCCGGATGCGCCGCGCGCTGGCCGAGTTCCGCGTCGCCGGGCGCGGCGTGCGGACCACCATCCCGGCGCTCGACCGGGTGCTCGACGAACCCGACTTCATCGCCGGCGTGCACGGCACCGACCTGCTGTCCCGGATGACCCAGGAGACCCCATGA
- a CDS encoding cytochrome P450 family protein, giving the protein MTTSIPTRPLFDDGFVRDPYPVLAALREQAPVHPIETPNGLRTWLVVRYDDARALLTDPRLSKDMTVGHRFLAENFADPVKRAAFLRESGTRRQFPAELGRHMLDSDPPDHTRLRRLVGRVFTTGAITALRPRIEQLVGTLLDDAAAGGDVVDLMAALAFPLPFTVICWLLGVPPDDRARFRTWSNLLVSGTGGDDVLDASEAMVAYLRELIADKRTGTADDLLADLVRVGDQGDRLTGDELLGMAFLLLVAGHETTVNLIGNGTLALLTHPGQRALLAAEPERWPAAIDEFLRYDGPVSNATWRFTTEDVRVGQTTIPANEFVTICLGAAGRDPDRYPEPDVLDITRDRSGGLAFGHGIHHCLGAPLARLEAEVALRALFDRFPGVRLAAPADRLPWRLSLMMRGLQELPLRLH; this is encoded by the coding sequence ATGACGACGTCGATTCCCACCCGGCCGCTGTTCGACGACGGGTTCGTGCGGGATCCGTACCCAGTGCTGGCCGCCCTGCGCGAGCAGGCGCCGGTGCATCCGATCGAGACGCCCAACGGGCTGCGCACCTGGCTCGTGGTGCGCTACGACGATGCCCGCGCCCTGCTCACCGACCCGCGGCTGAGCAAGGACATGACGGTCGGGCACCGGTTCCTCGCGGAGAACTTCGCCGACCCGGTGAAACGGGCCGCGTTCCTGCGGGAGAGCGGCACCCGCCGGCAGTTCCCCGCCGAGCTGGGCCGGCACATGCTGGACAGTGACCCGCCCGACCACACCCGGCTGCGGCGCCTGGTCGGCCGGGTCTTCACCACCGGCGCGATCACCGCGCTGCGCCCGCGGATCGAGCAGCTCGTCGGCACGCTGCTCGACGACGCCGCGGCCGGCGGTGACGTCGTCGACCTGATGGCGGCGCTCGCCTTCCCGCTGCCGTTCACCGTCATCTGCTGGCTGCTCGGTGTGCCGCCGGACGATCGGGCGCGGTTCCGCACCTGGTCGAACCTGCTGGTCTCGGGGACCGGCGGCGACGACGTGCTGGACGCCAGCGAGGCGATGGTGGCCTACCTGCGCGAGCTGATCGCCGACAAGCGGACCGGGACCGCCGACGACCTGCTCGCCGACCTGGTCCGGGTCGGCGACCAGGGCGACCGGCTGACCGGCGACGAGCTGCTCGGCATGGCGTTCCTGCTGCTGGTGGCCGGGCACGAGACGACGGTCAACCTGATCGGCAACGGCACGCTGGCGCTGCTGACCCATCCCGGCCAGCGCGCGCTGCTCGCCGCCGAACCGGAGCGCTGGCCGGCCGCGATCGACGAATTCCTCCGGTACGACGGCCCGGTCAGCAACGCCACCTGGCGGTTCACCACCGAGGACGTACGCGTCGGGCAGACCACCATCCCGGCGAACGAGTTCGTGACCATCTGCCTCGGCGCGGCCGGCCGCGACCCGGACCGCTACCCGGAGCCGGACGTCCTGGACATCACCCGGGACCGGAGCGGGGGACTGGCGTTCGGGCACGGCATCCACCACTGCCTCGGCGCGCCACTGGCCCGGCTCGAGGCCGAGGTAGCGCTGCGCGCGCTGTTCGACCGGTTCCCCGGGGTGCGCCTGGCCGCACCCGCCGACCGGCTGCCGTGGCGGCTCAGCCTGATGATGCGCGGACTCCAGGAGCTGCCGCTGCGACTGCATTGA
- a CDS encoding STAS domain-containing protein, with translation MGRSQLTLRAREEAMQWVNTAANPGGSLRVVLRGDIDFTNSGEVIRSIRAGAADATGPDIEVDLAEVTFLDSSGIAVLVRLLHLAEQRGGSLSLQRPTDKVRDQLYLAGLAELLGTSGGPPSWLGR, from the coding sequence ATGGGGCGGTCCCAGCTGACCCTGCGGGCGCGGGAGGAAGCGATGCAGTGGGTGAACACCGCCGCGAACCCCGGCGGCAGCCTGCGCGTGGTGCTGCGCGGCGACATCGACTTCACCAATTCCGGGGAGGTCATCCGGAGCATCCGGGCCGGCGCGGCGGACGCCACCGGTCCGGACATCGAGGTCGATCTCGCCGAGGTGACCTTCCTGGACTCCTCCGGCATCGCGGTGCTGGTGCGGCTGCTGCACCTGGCCGAGCAGCGCGGCGGCAGCCTCAGCCTCCAGCGGCCCACCGACAAGGTGCGTGACCAGCTGTACCTGGCCGGTCTGGCGGAGCTGCTCGGCACGTCCGGCGGACCGCCGAGCTGGCTGGGCAGATGA
- a CDS encoding MaoC family dehydratase, whose amino-acid sequence MPRFTSLDDLLGHDELGTSDWLLIDQDRIDAFATVTGDHQWIHTDPERARKDGPFGTTIAHGALTLSLCMTFLTEVVDVDNVTFVVNGGFDRVRFHTPVRCGARLRGKVRLLEARRLTAGARLILRTTAEIDGERRPACVADQILALYETPIPPTSAP is encoded by the coding sequence ATGCCCCGGTTTACCAGCCTCGACGACCTGCTCGGCCACGACGAGCTGGGCACCAGCGACTGGCTCCTGATCGACCAGGACCGCATCGACGCCTTCGCCACCGTCACCGGCGACCACCAATGGATCCACACCGACCCCGAACGCGCCCGCAAAGACGGCCCGTTCGGCACCACCATCGCCCACGGCGCCCTCACCCTCTCCCTCTGCATGACCTTCCTGACCGAGGTCGTCGACGTCGACAACGTCACCTTCGTCGTCAACGGCGGCTTCGACCGCGTCCGCTTCCACACCCCGGTCCGCTGCGGCGCCCGCCTCCGCGGCAAAGTCCGCCTCCTCGAAGCCCGCCGCCTCACCGCCGGCGCCCGCCTCATCCTGCGCACCACCGCCGAAATCGACGGCGAACGCCGCCCCGCCTGCGTCGCCGACCAAATCCTCGCCCTCTACGAAACCCCCATTCCGCCGACCTCCGCCCCCTGA